One segment of Solanum stenotomum isolate F172 chromosome 1, ASM1918654v1, whole genome shotgun sequence DNA contains the following:
- the LOC125868259 gene encoding phytepsin-like, producing MEKKHLCAALLLWVITCSALPASSGDLLRIGLKKHRLDVNSIKAARVAKLQDRYGKHVNGIEKKSSDSDIDIVPLKNYLDAQYYGEIGIGSPPQKFKVIFDTGSSNLWVPSSKCYFSIACWIHSKYKASKSSTYTRDGESCSIRYGTGSISGHFSMDNVQVGDLVVKDQVFIEATREPSITFIVAKFDGILGLGFQEISVGNTTPVWYNMVGQGLVKEPVFSFWFNRDANAKEGGELVFGGVDPKHFKGNHTYVPLTQKGYWQFNMGDFLIGNTSTGYCAGGCAAIVDSGTSLLAGPTTIVTQINHAIGAEGIVSMECKTIVSQYGEMIWDLLVSGVRPDQVCSQAGLCFVDGAQHVSSNIRTVVERETEGSSVGEAPLCTACEMAVVWMQNQLKQAGTKEKVLEYVNQLCEKIPSPMGESAIDCNSISSMPDITFTIKDKAFVLTPEQYILKTGEGVATICVSGFAALDVPPPRGPLWILGDVFMGPYHTVFDYGKSQVGFAEAA from the exons ATGGAAAAGAAGCATCTATGTGCTGCTCTTCTTTTATGGGTCATTACTTGCTCTGCACTTCCTGCTTCCTCTGGTGATTTGCTTAGAATTGGTTTGAAGAAGCACCGCTTGGACGTTAATAGCATAAAAGCTGCAAGAGTAGCCAAACTACAAGATAGATATGGGAAGCATGTGAATGGCATTGAAAAGAAATCGAGTGACTCAGATATTGATATAGTCCCCTTAAAGAACTACTTGGATGCCCAATACTATGGAGAGATTGGTATTGGTTCACCTCCTCAGAAATTCAAAGTTATCTTTGATACTGGGAGTTCTAACCTCTGGGTTCCATCATCGAAATGCTATTTCTCT ATTGCATGCTGGATCCACTCCAAGTACAAGGCGAGTAAATCCAGTACATATACAAGAGATG GGGAATCTTGTTCAATCCGTTATGGAACTGGATCAATCTCTGGCCATTTCAGTATGGACAATGTTCAAGTTGGTGATCTTGTAGTTAAAGATCAG GTGTTTATTGAGGCGACACGAGAACCTAGTATTACATTTATAGTTGCAAAGTTTGATGGTATACTAGGCCTTGGTTTCCAGGAAATTTCTGTTGGAAATACTACACCTGTCTG GTACAATATGGTGGGGCAAGGTCTTGTTAAAGAGCCAGTCTTCTCTTTCTGGTTTAACCGTGATGCAAATGCAAAAGAGGGAGGTGAACTTGTTTTTGGTGGAGTTGATCCAAAGCACTTCAAGGGTAATCATACTTATGTTCCATTGACTCAGAAGGGCTACTGGCAG TTTAATATGGGAGATTTCCTTATCGGGAACACATCAACAG GTTATTGTGCAGGTGGCTGTGCTGCTATTGTGGATTCTGGAACATCACTGCTTGCTGGTCCAACA ACTATCGTGACGCAAATCAACCATGCCATTGGAGCAGAAGGAATAGTTAGCATGGAATGTAAAACTATTGTTTCACAGTATGGAGAGATGATCTGGGACTTACTAGTATCAGGG GTAAGACCTGATCAAGTTTGTTCACAAGCAGGTTTATGCTTTGTTGATGGAGCTCAGCATGTGAG CTCTAATATCAGAACTGTAGTTGAAAGGGAAACTGAAGGAAGTTCTGTTGGTGAAGCACCATTATGCACTGCCTGTGAGATGGCAGTTGTTTGGATGCAAAACCAGCTCAAACAAGCAGGGACAAAAGAGAAAGTGTTAGAGTATGTGAATCAG CTTTGTGAGAAAATACCAAGTCCAATGGGAGAATCCGCAATCGACTGTAACAGCATCTCATCCATGCCAGATATTACATTCACTATCAAAGATAAAGCTTTTGTGCTCACTCCAGAACAG TATATTCTTAAAACTGGAGAAGGGGTTGCGACAATTTGTGTCAGTGGATTTGCTGCTCTGGATGTGCCACCACCTCGCGGTCCTCTTTG GATTCTTGGAGATGTATTCATGGGGCCGTATCACACTGTGTTTGACTATGGTAAATCCCAAGTGGGTTTTGCTGAAGCTGCATAA
- the LOC125868198 gene encoding uncharacterized protein LOC125868198 — protein sequence MAGKRVIAICQSGGEFDTDRDGFLSYKGGDAHAMEVDGKLDYNDFKMEVAEMFNCSLATMSVKYFLPGNRKTLITISNDKDLKRMIKFHGDSDTAEIYVMTEEAVDPDFSNMPGSRSSRTTLSEMAVPVEAPLSVVEDIVDDPNESGLLLDANFDVVGDTNNIDDTITIGAELPVPISFAAANYDEKNAKAAQQWQNDITGVGQRFNSVHEFRETLRKYAIANQFAFKYKKNDSHRVTVKCKAEGCPWRIHASRLSTTQLICIKKMNPTHTCEGAVVTNGYQATRSWVASIIKEKLKVFPNYKPKDIVNDIQKEYGIQLNYFQAWRGKEIAKEQLQGSYKEAYSQLPFFCEKVMETNPGSLATFTTKDDSSFHRLFVSFHASLYGFEQGCRPLLFLDSIFLKSKYQGTLLAATAADGNDGVFPVAFAIVDSESDDNWHWFLLQLRTALSMCRGITFVADREKGLRESIAEIFQGEDVFHGYCLRYLSEQLIRDVRGQFSHEVKRLLVEDFYGAAYAPKPEGFQRCVESIRSISLDAYHWVMQSEPISWANAFFRGMRYNHMTSNFGELFYGWVSDAHDLPITQMVDAIRGKIMELIYTRRTESNQWVTRLTPFMEEKLEKESLRFSALHVLMPNGTKFEVQGDTIEVVDMDNCDCSCRDWGLTGLPCCHAIAVMGCLGRDPYDYCARYFTTDSYRSTYSESIHPIPSLEKPRRKDASQAAVTVTPPPTRRPPGRPTTKKVGSHEVTKRQLQCSRCKGTGHNKSTCKEVLLES from the exons ATGGCTGGGAAGCGAGTTATAGCCATATGTCAGTCAGGTGGTGAATTTGATACTGATAGAGATGGTTTCCTTTCATATAAAGGTGGAGATGCTCATGCTATGGAAGTGGATGGAAAACTGGACTACAATGATTTCAAGATGGAGGTTGCCGAGATGTTTAACTGCAGCCTTGCTACTATGTCAGTTAAATATTTTCTCCCTGGAAATAGGAAGACACTTATAACAATCTCCAATGACAAAGACCTTAAGCGCATGATCAAATTCCATGGCGACTCTGATACTGCAGAGATCTATGTGATGACTGAAGAAGCTGTTGATCCTGATTTCTCAAACATGCCTGGCAGTAG GTCAAGCAGGACGACTTTATCAGAAATGGCTGTCCCAGTTGAAGCTCCCCTGAGTGTTGTAGAGGATATCGTGGATGATCCCAATGAGTCTGGCCTCTTGCTTGATGCCAATTTTGATGTCGTAGGTGATACAAATAATATTGATGACACAATTACGATAGGAGCTGAATTGCCTGTTCCTATTTCATTTGCTGCTGCTAATTATGATGAGAAGAATGCTAAAGCTGCTCAGCAGTGGCAGAATGATATAACTGGCGTGGGCCAAAGGTTTAATAGTGTACATGAATTTCGTGAGACATTGCGAAAATATGCTATTGCAAATCAATTTGCTTTCAAGTATAAGAAGAATGATAGTCATCGAGTGACCGTAAAATGTAAAGCAGAGGGCTGTCCATGGAGAATTCATGCATCAAGATTGTCAACCACCCAATTAATCtgcattaaaaaaatgaatccTACCCATACCTGTGAAGGGGCCGTTGTTACTAATGGCTATCAGGCAACAAGGAGTTGGGTGGCTAGTATTATAAAGGAGAAGTTGAAAGTTTTCCCGAATTACAAGCCAAAGGACATTGTCAATGACATACAAAAGGAATATGGAATCCAGTTAAATTATTTCCAGGCATGGCGTGGAAAAGAGATTGCTAAGGAACAGCTTCAGGGTTCATATAAGGAGGCATATAGTCAGCTGccatttttttgtgaaaaagtGATGGAGACAAATCCTGGAAGTCTTGCAACTTTCACTACAAAGGATGACTCAAGCTTTCACAGGCTCTTTGTATCATTTCATGCTTCACTCTATGGCTTCGAACAAGGCTGCAGGCCCCTGCTTTTCCTTGATAGTATATTTTTAAAGTCCAAATACCAAGGCACTCTGTTAGCAGCAACAGCTGCTGATGGAAATGATGGTGTTTTTCCTGTTGCTTTTGCCATAGTGGACTCAGAATCTGATGATAACTGGCATTGGTTCCTATTACAGCTTAGAACTGCATTGTCAATGTGTCGTGGTATTACCTTCGTGGCTGATAGAGAGAAGGGGCTTAGAGAGTCAATTGCTGAAATATTTCAGGGTGAGGATGTCTTTCATGGCTACTGTCTACGCTATCTCTCTGAACAACTTATCAGAGATGTAAGAGGGCAATTTTCTCATGAAGTCAAGCGCCTTTTGGTTGAGGATTTTTACGGTGCGGCTTATGCACCAAAGCCTGAAGGTTTCCAGAGGTGTGTTGAAAGCATAAGAAGTATTTCACTAGATGCTTACCACTGGGTAATGCAGAGTGAGCCTATTAGCTGGGCAAATGCTTTCTTCCGTGGGATGCGATATAACCACATGACATCAAACTTTGGAGAGCTTTTCTATGGTTGGGTATCAGATGCTCATGACTTGCCAATCACCCAGATGGTTGATGCAATAAGAGGTAAGATAATGGAGCTCATTTATACCCGGCGGACTGAATCCAATCAGTGGGTGACAAGGCTAACTCCATTTATGGAGGAAAAGCTAGAGAAAGAAAGCCTAAGATTTAGTGCTCTTCATGTGTTGATGCCCAATGGTACCAAATTTGAGGTCCAGGGGGATACCATAGAAGTAGTTGACATGGACAATTGCGACTGTAGTTGCAGAGATTGGGGGCTAACTGGCTTACCTTGTTGCCATGCGATAGCTGTCATGGGTTGCCTTGGCCGTGATCCATACGACTATTGTGCCAGGTACTTCACTACCGATAGTTATAGATCAACATATTCAGAGTCAATACATCCAATTCCAAGCTTAGAAAAGCCCAGGAGAAAGGATGCTTCTCAAGCTGCTGTAACAGTAACCCCTCCTCCCACCCGTCGTCCACCAGGGAGGCCAACGACTAAGAAGGTGGGTTCCCATGAAGTAACTAAGCGTCAACTCCAATGTAGTAGATGCAAGGGTACAGGCCACAATAAGTCAACTTGCAAAGAGGTGTTACTGGAAAGCTAA